One Brassica napus cultivar Da-Ae chromosome A5, Da-Ae, whole genome shotgun sequence DNA window includes the following coding sequences:
- the LOC125609479 gene encoding polyadenylate-binding protein-interacting protein 3-like: MNSQPSSSGYPHTRVDKETGMKVTENGGKAGSVDTPSRDPFVYLTTCKIGHHVEVQLKNGSVYSGIFHAADVENNFGIILKMASLIREGSVRGMKPRAPLVSKPPSKVFIIPADEVVQVIAKDLPVYSNNVSECEKPSELLTDSSISQSYHVDSERELQRWVPDEDVPDCPDLENVFDDPWKRGWNQFEVNETLFGVTSTFDEELYTTKLERGPRTRELEEQALRIAGEIEGENTRDLHVAEERGLQLSGKFDIDEETKYSSVCPANGFDDSGYDEEEEILLDCRNNLTFGDSTTGSNGIKSASAGKDIPIPSPGSNIRNESQLAEQRNGKILESKPSEESVSGLDDTKADAAASDPASVQWRASDKQSSTDGKLAGPLTDRGKSEWPGTSISRNPENSAASSTSSLPMLSPSSSIGSYSSEKSTLNPNAKEFKLNPNAKSFKPSPTATRPQSPVPEGSFYYPPLPQMTGIHIGYGMGAAFPGQQPMVYHNTMQPGPNQTFYPPNGPQYHPQQIIAGQQRPVLFMPPSPYQPEMPYKGRDSY, translated from the exons ATGAATAGCCAGCCATCATCCAGTGGATATCCGCATACAAGAGTTGATAAAGAGACAGGAATGAAAGTTACAG AAAATGGTGGGAAAGCTGGAAGTGTGGACACCCCTTCTCGTGATCCGTTCGTGTACCTCACAACTTGTAAGATCGGGCATCATGTCGAAGTTCAGCTGAAAAATGGGTCGGTTTACAGTGGAATCTTTCATGCTGCTGATGTGGAGAACAATTTTG gaattattttgaaaatggcAAGCTTGATAAGGGAAGGCAGTGTACGAGGGATGAAACCCCGAGCTCCTCTTGTCAGCAAGCCACCTTCAAAAGTATTCATTATCCCTGCTGACGAAGTTGTGCAAGTTATAGCTAAG GACCTTCCTGTGTACAGCAATAACGTCTCAGAATGCGAGAAACCGTCAGAGCTGTTGACAGACTCTTCAATCTCACAGTCTTATCATGTTGATTCGGAAAGAGAGCTGCAACGTTGGGTACCTGACGAAGATGTTCCAGATTGTCCTGATCTGGAAAACGTGTTTGATGACCCTTGGAAGAG GGGCTGGAAtcagtttgaggtcaatgagaCATTGTTTGGAGTGACGAGCACTTTTGACGAGGAACTGTACACCACAAAACTCGAGAGGGGTCCTCGTACGAGGGAGCTAGAAGAGCAGGCCTTGAGGATTGCTGGAGAGATCGAGGGTGAGAATACCCGAGATCTCCACGTAGCAGAG GAGAGAGGGCTTCAGCTTAGTGGGAAGTTTGATATTGACGAGGAAACTAAATACTCATCGGTCTGTCCAGCTAATGGATTTGATGATTCGGGTtatgacgaggaagaagaaattctGTTGGATTGCCGTAATAATTTGACGTTTGGTGATTCAACAACTGGTTCTAATGGCATCAAATCTGCTTCAGCTGGCAAAGATATTCCTATTCCAAGTCCAGGCAGCAATATCAG GAATGAGAGCCAGCTTGCGGAGCAGAGAAACGGCAAAATTCTAGAGTCAAAG CCGTCCGAGGAATCAGTGTCTGGTCTTGATG ATACTAAGGCAGACGCAGCAGCCTCTGATCCTGCGAGTGTACAATGGAGAGCTTCTGATAAGCAAAGTTCCACTGATGGAAAACTTGCCGGTCCACTGACTGACAGAGGGAAATCTGAGTGGCCTGGAACCTCCATTTCTAGAAATCCAGAAAACTCTGCAGCTTCCTCAACCTCAAGTCTTCCAATGCTATCCCCAAGCTCTTCAATTGGGTCTTATTCTTCAGAAAAGTCCACACTCAACCCAAATGCTAAG GAATTTAAGCTTAACCCCAACGCAAAGAGTTTCAAACCATCTCCAACAGCTACACGGCCTCAGTCTCCAGTTCCGGAAGGATCATTCTATTACCCTCCCCTTCCACAGATGACCGGAATACACATTGGATATGGA ATGGGAGCAGCATTCCCTGGACAACAACCAATGGTGTATCATAATACAATGCAGCCTGGTCCAAACCAAACATTTTATCCTCCAAATGGTCCACAG TACCACCCACAACAAATAATCGCTGGTCAGCAGAGACCGGTTCTGTTCATGCCGCCGTCCCCATACCAACCG GAGATGCCATATAAAGGAAGAGACTCTTATTAG